The nucleotide sequence GGTGTACGTGCTCGGTGTCGCGCCCGCGGCGCACGGACGCGGGCTCGGCGGCGCATTGACCACCGCCGGGCTGCGATACCTGGCCGACGTCGCCGGCGTCCGGACCGTCACCCTGTACGTCGAGGGCGACAACACCGCCGCGGTCCGCCTGTACGAACGCGAGGGCTTCACCCGCCACGCCGTGGATGTCGCCTACCGCCGCGACTGACCGCGTCTGCGTCCAGCTCGTGATCATCCAGGTTCTGGGGTGTGATCACGCCCCGAAACCTGGATGATCATGGGGCCGTCGCGCCAGCGCGCGGCGGGCGGCTACTCGCGCAGGCCGATGGCGTCGACCGGACGGAGGCGCATGGCGGCGCGGGCCGGGACGCCGATGGCGAGGAAGCCGAGCAGCGCGGTCCCGAGCACGATGCCGGCGAAGCCGGCCGGCGAGATCGACGGCAGCGGCGACTCGGTGAGGCCGATGCTGACGCCGACCAGCGGCGGCAGTGCGACCAGCAGGCCGACCGCGACCGACACCACGACGATGACGGCCGCCTCGACCCGCATCATCGCGAGCACGTGCCGCCGGCCGGCGCCGGCCAGGCGGAGCAGGGCGAACTCGCGGGTCCGCTCGGCCGTGGCCATGACCAGCGTGTTCACCACCGACACCGCCAGGTAGGCGAGCAGCGCGAGGATCGCGACCAGCGTGGTGGACGACTCCGTCGCCCGCTCCGCCGAGCCGGCCGCGCTCAGGTCGGCGCCGGTGCCGGCGACCAGTCCCGGGTGCTCCGCGGCCACCTGCGCGACCGTGTCGGCGTCGCCGCCGCCGATCAGCACCCAGCTGTCCTGTCCGGTCGTGGTGTGCGCCGCCAGCTGGTCGTGCGGCAGCGTGACGTCGCCGAAGCCCAGGCCGCGGCCGTAGATGGCGACCACCGTCGGCGAGATCTCGGTGCCGTCGCCGAGCACGAGGTCGACCGTCTCGCCGACGGACGCGCCGAACGTCGCGGAGCCGGTGCGGCTCAGCGCCACCGTGCCGTCGCGCAGCTCGCCGAGGTCGCCCTCGCGCACCTCGAGGTCGAGGGTGCGCTCCAGCCCGCGGGGGTCGAGCCCCTGGGCGGCGTACGCCTCCTGGGTCGGCTCGCCGAGCTCGTCGTAGCGGACGACGATCTCGCTGTGCACGACCGGCGTGACGGTGGCGTCGTCGCCGAGCTCGGAGCGCAGCTCGTCGGTCACCGCCGCGCCCACTCCGCCGTCCTGACCGGTGACCACGTGGTCGGCCACGACGCCGTCGACCGCCTGGCGGCCGGCCGCGGCCGCCAGCGTGCTCTGGCTGAACACCTGGACGGACACGAACGCGACCGCGAGCACGATGGGGGTGACGGCGGCGGCGAGCCGGCGCGAGTTGGCCCGCATGTTCGCCGTGGCGAGGTAGCCGTGCACCGGCGACAGCCGCCGCACCGGCCCGCCCAGCAACCCGGCCGCGGCGCCCAGCACCCGCGGCCCGAGCAGCGCCACGCCGACGGCCAGCAGGAGGGCGCCCATGACCGCGCCGGCCACCCCCACCATGCCCGGCACCAGCAGCGGGATGCCCGACGACGCGAACCCGAGCAGGATCAGCAGCACGCCGGAGATGACCCGGCCGGCACCCAGCCGCGGCTCCTCGACGGCGCTCTCGCCCAGCGCCTCGACCGGGTTGAGCCGAGCCGGTCGCCTGGCCGCCACCCACCCCGCCAGCCGCGCAGTGACCAGGCACAGTACGACGGCGGCCAGACCCGGCACCGGGCTCATGGCCAGCTGGAAGTCGGCGGGCAACAGCCCGGACCCGGCGAACGCCCGGCCCAGCGCCACCGCCGCCAAATACCCGGGCACGGCGCCGAGCACCGCGGCGGTCGTCGAGATGAGCATGACCTCGGCGCCGACCAGGCGCCGGACCTGTTTGCGCGTGGCGCCGACGGCCCGCAGCAGGGCGAACTCGCGCCGCCGCTGCTGGATGGACAGCGCCAAGGTGCCGGCCACGACGAACATCGCGATCAGCACCGTCGTGCCGGCCAGCGACGCCGCCAGGACCGTCAGCTCGCCGCGGGCCTGGCCGATGTCGAAGAACTCGACGTGGCCGCGGGCGTCGCCGGTGTACGTACGCAGGTCGGGCACAGCCTCGGCGATGCGGTCGGCCAGCGCCGACGCGGACTCGCCGTCGGCGGCGACCACGCCGACCGCGTCCCACCGGTCCGGAGCCCCGGCCAGCTCGCCGGCCCGCTCGTCGGTCAAGAAGACCGCCAACTCGCGGGCGTCGTCGCCGTCGGCCCGCGACACCAGGCCGGTGACCGTGTAGTCAGCCGCGACCCCGCCGACGGCCAGCTCGACGTGGTCGCCGGCGCCGAGGCCGAGATCGGCCGCGAGGTCCTGCTCGAGCGCCACCTCGTCAGAACGCCCCGGCGCGGCGCCGCCCTCGGCGACCGTGAACGGCGTCAGCGCCGCCGCCGACCAGCCGTGCCCGGCCACCGGCCGCGACGAGTCGGCCACCGCGCCGTCGGCGACCACGCTCACCGGCACGCCGATGTCGCCGGCCGCGGACTCGACCCCGGGCACGTCGGCGACCGCACCCACGACGTCACCAGGCAGCCGGACCCGCTCGGACAGCGCGAAGTCGGTGTCCTCGACGACCGGCAGCGCCTGCACGCCGCTGACCACGACGTCGGCGCCGGCGTAGCGCTGCGGCGGCAGCCCGCCGCGGACCCCGGACTCGACCAGCACGCCCAGCGCCGTCACCAGCACCGAGGCGAGCAGCACGGCGAGGAACGCGCCCACGAACCCGGCCTTGCGCCCCTTGATGGTCTTGCGGGCGATGTCGCGCAGACTTCCCGTCGCGCTGCCGCACTGCGCGGGCCCGCTCACCACGCCCCCAGCCTCGTCATGCGCTCGGCGACCAGCTCGGCCGTCGGCGCCTCCATGACACCGGTGAGCCGGCCGTCGGCCAGGAACAGCACGCGGTCGGCGAACGACGCCGCGACCGGGTCGTGCGTGACCATGATGACCGTCTGACCGCCCTCGACGACGATCTGGCGCATCAGTTCGAGCACCTGGCGCCCGGTGCGGGTGTCGAGCGCGCCGGTGGGCTCGTCGGCGAACACCGCGTCGGGCTGCGTGACCAGCGCCCGGGCGATGGCGACGCGTTGCTGCTGACCGCCGGAGAGCTGGGCCGGACGGCGCTGCAGGTACTCGCCCAGCCCGACCGACCCGGCCACCCGGGCGATCCAGTCGCGGTCGATCGCGCGACCGGCCAGCCGCAGCGGCAGCGACACGTTGTCCTCGACCGTCAGCGACGACAGCAGGTTGTAGGCCTGGAAGACGAAGCCGATGCGGTCGCGGCGGACGACGGTCAGCTCGTCGTCGGACAGCGCGGACAGCTCGGTGTCGCCCAGCCGGACCGTGCCGGACGTCGGGCGGTCGAGGCCGGCCGCGCAGTGCAGGAACGTGCTCTTGCCGGACCCGGACGGGCCCATGACCGCGGTGAAGCTGCCGGTGGCGAGGTCGACCCCGACCTCGCGCAGCGCCGTCACGCGGTTCTCGCCGGTGCCGTAGACCTTGGTCACGGCGTCGAGCCGGATCGCGGGAGCCGTCATGGTGTGCACGTCGTTCCTCCTCATCAGGACCTGTGAACGACGCTATTGAGCGGGGAGCGCTGGAACGATCCCGCTGACTCCCGGATCGATGGTGGTGCTGGGTATACCGCGTCGCGGCGGCCGCTCAGGCATGCTGAATGCCAGGCCAATGCCCACCGGCGAGGTCCAAGGCAGCGGAGAGTCCCACGAGCAAGGGAACCAAGATGATCGGCAGAGTGCGCGCGGCGGCCGGTGACACCCGGCGTGCATTGCCGTTCCTGCTGCGCGGCCTGGCCAGCTCCGCGGTGGCACTGGTCCTGCTGATCCGGGTGCTGCTGGTGGCCGTGTTCACGATGATCGGCGTGGGCTGGCTGGCCATCCCGTCGACAGTGCGGTCGGTGCGCCGCTGGGCCGCCGGCGAGCGCCGCCGGGTCGCCGGCTACACCGGCCGCCCGGTCCCGCCGCCGTACGACCCGCCGGCCGAACCCGACGCGCTCGGCGCGCACGGCGCGCCCGGCGGGCCCGCCGTCCCGGCCAGGGAGCTGCTGGCCGAGCCGGCCACCCGGCGCGACCTCGGCTGGCTCGCGTTCCACGGTCTCACCGGCCTGGTCGTCGGCCTCCTGGCGCTGCTCCTGCCGCTGAGCGTGGTCAACGCCGCCGTGGTCCCGGTGTACTGGTGGGCGGTGCCCAGCGACGAGCCGGTCCAGTCGCCCTACCCTGTGACCTCCTGGCTCGGCGCGCTCGGCATGCTGCCGCTCGGCCTCGGCTGGCTCGTGCTGACCCTGCTGCTGGTGCCGCTGATGGCCCGGTGGCAGGCCGGCGCGGCCCGCGGGTTGCTGCGGCCGACCCGCGACGCCAGGCTGAGCGAGCGGGTCACCGAGCTGACGGCCACTCGTGCGGCCGCGCTGGAGGCGCACGGCGCGGAGCTGCGGCGCATCGAGCGCGACCTGCACGACGGCACCCAGAACCGCCTGGTCGGCGTCATCATGCACCTGGGCATCGCCGAGCGGGCGCTGCGCCGCGACCCGCAGTCCGCGCTCCCGCTGCTGCTCAAGGCGCAGAACCAGGCCGCCGACGCGCTGGGCGAGCTGCGCGACGTCGTCCGCAGCATCTACCCGCCGGTGCTGGCCGAGCGGGGGCTCGACGGCGCGCTGGCGGCGTTGGCCGCCCGCTGCCCGGTACCGTGCACGCTGCGCGCCGGCGGGCTGCGCCGGCTGCCCGCGGCGCTCGAGGCCGCCGCGTACTTCGTCGTCGCCGAGGCGCTGACCAACACCGCGAAGCACAGCGGCGCCGAGCAGGTCGAGGTGACGGTGACGCTGCGGCCACCGCCCGAGCCGGGTGACGAGGAGGCAGTGGTGATCGAGGTCCGCGACGACGGCCACGGCGGCGCCGACGAGTCCGGCGGCAGCGGGCTGGCCGGCATCCGCCGCCGGGTCGCCGCGTTCGACGGCAGCACCGAGGTGACCAGCCCCGCCGGCGGGCCGACGGTCGTGCGGGCGGTGATCCCGTGCGCGTCGTGATCGCCGAGGACGACACCCTGCTCCGCGAGGGTCTGGTGCTGCTGCTGGGCACCGAGGGCATCGAGGTGGCTGCCGCCGTCGACAACGCCGACGACTTCCTCGCCGCCGTGAGCGCCGAGCGGCCCGACGCCGCCGTCGTCGACGTCCGCCTGCCGCCCGGCTTCACCGACGAGGGCATCGCCGCGGCCGCGGCCGCCCGGCGCGAACGGCCCGGCCTGCCCGTCCTCGTGCTGTCCGCGTACGTCGAGGACAGCTACGCCACCGAGCTGCTGGCCGGCGGCGCCGACGGCGTCGGCTACCTGCTCAAGGAGCGCGTCGGCAAGGTCGAGCAGTTCCTCGACGCGCTGCACCGGGTGGTCGCCGGCGGCACCGTCATGGACCCCGAAGTGGTGTCGCAGCTCATGGTCCGGCGCCGCTCCGACGACCCCGTCCGCACCCTCACCCCGCGCGAGCGCGAGGTACTGGCGCTGATGGCCGAGGGCCTGGCCAACCCCGACATCGCCGACCGGCTCGTCGTCACCGAGACCGCGGTCAGCAAGCACATCCGCAACATCTTCGCCAAGCTCGGCCTGGCCCAGGGCGACACCGGCCACCGCCGCGTCCTCGCCGTGCTCGCCTACCTGCGGTCCTGACGGCGGTCGCCCTCGCGGCGAATCCGAGCAGGCCCGGCCGCTCCCTTGCTACCCAGTGTTCACTCGCGCGTGTCAGCATGGGGACATGGCGGAGCCGACGAAGCCGGAAGAGCGCTACCTCGACCGCGAGTTGTCGTGGCTCGCCTTCAACACCCGGGTGCTCGAGCTGGCCGAGGATCCCGATGTGCCGCTGCTGGAACGGGCCCGGTTCCTGGCGATCTTCTCCAGCAACCTCGACGAGTTCTACATGATCCGCGTCGCCGGGCTGAAGCGGCGCATCGCGGCCGGCGTCGCATTCCCGTCCGTCAGCGGCATGATGCCCCGCGAGGTGCTGGAGCGCACGCTCGAGCGCACCCGCGAGCTGATGGCCCAGCAGACCCAGTGCTTCCGCAGCGACGTCCTGCCCGGGCTGGTCAAAGAGGGCATCGACATCGCCCGCTGGGACGACCTCGACGACGCCGAGCACGGCCGGCTGCGGCGGCTGTTCAGCGAGCGGATCTTCCCGGTGCTGACGCCGCTGGCGGTCGACCCCGCGCACCCGTTCCCGTACATCTCCGGGCTGTCGCTGAACCTCGCCGTCGTGGTACGTAACCCGCGCAACGGCACCGAGCACTTCGCCCGGGTCAAGGTGCCGCCGAACTTCCCGCGCTTCCTGCCGGTCGCCGAACAGCGGTTCGTGCCGCTCGAGGACGTCATCGCCGCGCACCTGTCGCAGCTGTTCCCTGGCATGGACGTCCTGCAGCACCACATGTTCCGGGTCACCCGCAACGAGGACGTCGAGGTCGAGGAGGACGACGCCGAGAACCTGCTGACCGCCATGGAGCGCGAGCTCATGCGGCGGCGGTTCGGCCCGGCGGTCCGGCTCGAGGTCGAGGAGACCGTCGACCCGCACGTGCTCGACCTGCTGCAGCGCGAGCTCGGCGTCAGCAACGGCGAGACGTTCTCGCTGCCCGGCCCGCTCGACCTCACCGGCCTCACCGCCATCGCCGACCTCGATCGCGCCGAGCTGCGCTACCGGCCGTTCCTGCCGGCCACCCACCGCGATCTCCGCGACGTCGAGTCCGCCTCGCCGGCGGACATGTTCGCCGCCATCTCCAAGGCCGACGTGCTGGTGCACCACCCGTACGACTCCTTCTCGACCAGCGTGCAGCGCTTCGTCGAGCAGGCCGCGGCCGACCCGCGGGTGCTGGCCATCAAGCAGACGCTGTACCGCACCAGCGGCGACTCCCCCATCGTCGACGCGCTCATCGACGCCGCCGAGGCGGGCAAGCAGGTACTCGCCGTCGTCGAGATCAAGGCCCGGTTCGACGAGCAGGCCAACATCTCCTGGGCGCGCAAGCTGGAGCAGTCGGGCGTGCACGTCGTCTACGGCCTGGTCGGGCTGAAGACGCACTGCAAGCTGTGCCTGGTGGTGCGCGACGAGTCCGGCGGCATCCGGCGCTACAGCCACATCGGCACCGGCAACTACCACCCGCGCACGGCCCGCATCTACGAGGACATGGGGCTGCTCACCGCCGACCCCGACGTCGCCGAGGACCTCAACCACCTGTTCAACACGCTGTCGGGCTACTCGCTGGAGTCCGACTACCGGCGGCTGCTGGTGGCGCCGCACTCGCTGCGCACCGGCATCATCGAGCGCATCCAGAGCGAGATCGAGCACCACCGCGCGGGCCGCCCCGCCCGCATCCGGTTCAAGATGAACAGCATCGTCGACGAGGCGATCATCGACGCGCTGTACGAGGCGTCCGGCGCCGGCGTGCCGATCGACATCTGGGTGCGCGGCATCTGCAGCATCCGGGCCGGCGTGCCGGGGCTGTCCGAGAACGTCCGCGTGCGCAGCATCCTCGGCCGGTTCCTCGAGCACTCGCGCATCTACTCGTTCGAGAACGGCGGCGACGCGCAGCACTGGATCGGCTCCGGCGACCTCATGCACCGCAACCTCGACCGCCGGGTCGAGGCGCTGGTGCTGCTGCGCCGGCCGGAGCACCGGCAGGAGGTCGAGGGCCTGTACGACCTCGCCTTCGACCCCGGCACCGCGTCCTGGCACCTGCGCCCCGACGGCACGTGGGACCGCGTGTACACGGGGCCCGACGGCGAACCGCTGACCGACATGCAACAGGTGCTCATCGAACGCAAGCAGCGCCGGAGGTCCACCACGTGAGCCGTGCGGAGCAGGCCGCCCGACCACACAGCGCCCGTGAGGTCGAGCAGAAGTTCCGCGTGCACGGACTGTTCCGCATCCCCGACCTCTCCACACTCGCGGGGGTGTCCGCCGTCGACGACCTGGGCGTCGTCGAGCTCGAGTCGGCCTACTACGACACCGAGGACCTCCGGCTGGCCCGCGAGGGCATCACGCTGCGCCGGCGCACCGGCGACGATGAGGGCTGGCATTTGAAGCTCCCGGCCGGCGCCGTCGGCACCCGCGACGAGCTGCGGCTGCCGCTGGACGACCGCGACGCGCCGCCGGCGGCGCTGGCGGTGCTGGTCCGGGTGATCACGCGGACGCAGCCGCTGCGGCTGGTCTCGACGCTGCGCACCACCCGGGCCCGGCAGCTGATCCGGTCCGACGGCAAGGACGCCGGCGAGCTGGTCGACGACACCGTGCACGTCGTCGGCTCCGACGGCGCCGTGGCCGCCCGGTTTCGCGAACTGGAGCTCGAGGAGCGCGACGGCGGCCCGCTGATCGGCACGGTGGCCACGGCGCTGACCGAGGCCGGCGCGGTCGGCGGTGAGTTCGTCGCCAAGGTGGTCCGCGCGCTCGGGCCCAACGCCGCGGCCCCGCCGGAGGTGCCGGAGCTGCCGGTGCCCAAGCCGAAGGACCCGGCCCACGACACGCTGGTCGCCTACCTGTCGCTGCATGTGCGGGCGCTGCGGGCGGCCGACGTCGCGTTCCGCCGCGAGCCGGCCGACCCCGAGGCCGTCCACCAGCTGCGGGTGGCGGCGCGCCGGCTGCGCAGCGGGCTGCGCACGTTCCGGCCGCTGCTGGACCGGCCCTGGGCCGAGGAGCTGCGCGCCGAGCTGGCCTGGTTCGCCCGCGCGCTCGGCGAGCTGCGCGAGGGCGACGTGCTGCGCGAGCGGCTGGACCGCCACTGCGCCGACCTGCCGCCGGACCTGCCGGCCGCCGAGGTGAAGCAGCTGCTCGCCGACGTGCTGGGCGGCACGGTCGCCGACGCCCGGACCCGGGTCGGCGAGCTGCTCGACGACGACCGCTACCTCGCCCTGCACGACCGCCTGGTCCGCGCCGTCGCCAGGCCGAGGACCGCCCCCGACGCCGAGCGGCCGGCCCGCGACGTCCTGCCCGCGCTGGTCGAGAAGGCCTGGGCGAAGCTCGACGGCGCCGCCGACGACCTCACCGACGACGCGCCCGACGACGAGTGGCACGCCGCCCGCCTGGCCGCGAAGCGCACCCGCTACGCCGCCGAGGCGGTCGCCCCGGTGCTCGGCGGCGACGCGAAGGCGTTCGCCAAGCAGGTCGAGAAGGTCACCGAGATCCTGGGCGAGCACCAGGACGCCGCCATGGCCGCCGCGAAGGCCCGCGAGCTGGCCAACGCCGAGCCGGCCTCCACCGACGTCGCGTTCGCGCTCGGTGTGCTGGCCTCCAACGAGCGCGCGTACGTGCACGCGGCGCGGGCCGCGTTCGCCGATACCTGGCCGCATGTGCGACGGGCGAAGTGGCGCCGATGGATGGAGACGTGAGGTCCAGACGTGGCCCGGTCCTCGCCGCCGGCGCCGTCCTATGGCGCCAGCAGCCGGACGCTCCGGACGGCCGGGTCGAGCTCTGCCTGGTGCACCGGCCCCGGTACGACGACTGGTCGCTGCCCAAGGGCAAGCTGGAGGACGGCGAGTCGCTGCTGGTCTGCGCGGTGCGCGAGGTGTTCGAGGAGACCGGGCACCGGGTGACGCTCGGCCGGCCGCTGCAGCCGCAGCACTACACCGTCGCCGGCCGCCCCAAGATCGTGCGCTACTGGCTGGCCGAGGCCGACCCGCACGCGGCCGAGCGGGTGCCCGACCACGAGGTCGACGAGGTGGTCTTCCTGCCGGCCGGCGAGGCGGTCCGGCAGCTGAGCTACGAGCGCGACGCCGAACTGGTCCGCGAGGCGCTGCGCGGACCGCTGCGCACCACCCCGCTGGCGCTGCTGCGCCACGCCAAGGCGGTGTCGCGGGCGGCCTGGCCCGGCCCGGACGTCGAGCGGCCGCTGACGCCCGAGGGCGCCGCCGACCTCGAACCGCTCGGCGAGGCGCTCGGCACGCTCGGCCTGCGGCGCGTGCTGTCCAGCGACTCCGTCCGGTGCGCCGAGACCGTGCGCGTGTTCGCCGGCAAGCAGGGGCTGGTGGCCGAGCTGGAGCCGCACCTGTCCGAGGAGAGCATGCGGGTGCCCCACGACCGCCACCCGGCCGAGGCGATCATCCGGTCGCTGCTGCGTGACGGTCCCGCCATGGTGTGCTCGCACCGCCTGGTGCTTCCGCTCCTGTTCCGGGCGGCCGGCGCCGACCCCGGCCGCGGGCTGGAGCCGGGCGGTTTCG is from Jiangella alkaliphila and encodes:
- a CDS encoding ABC transporter permease; protein product: MVSGPAQCGSATGSLRDIARKTIKGRKAGFVGAFLAVLLASVLVTALGVLVESGVRGGLPPQRYAGADVVVSGVQALPVVEDTDFALSERVRLPGDVVGAVADVPGVESAAGDIGVPVSVVADGAVADSSRPVAGHGWSAAALTPFTVAEGGAAPGRSDEVALEQDLAADLGLGAGDHVELAVGGVAADYTVTGLVSRADGDDARELAVFLTDERAGELAGAPDRWDAVGVVAADGESASALADRIAEAVPDLRTYTGDARGHVEFFDIGQARGELTVLAASLAGTTVLIAMFVVAGTLALSIQQRRREFALLRAVGATRKQVRRLVGAEVMLISTTAAVLGAVPGYLAAVALGRAFAGSGLLPADFQLAMSPVPGLAAVVLCLVTARLAGWVAARRPARLNPVEALGESAVEEPRLGAGRVISGVLLILLGFASSGIPLLVPGMVGVAGAVMGALLLAVGVALLGPRVLGAAAGLLGGPVRRLSPVHGYLATANMRANSRRLAAAVTPIVLAVAFVSVQVFSQSTLAAAAGRQAVDGVVADHVVTGQDGGVGAAVTDELRSELGDDATVTPVVHSEIVVRYDELGEPTQEAYAAQGLDPRGLERTLDLEVREGDLGELRDGTVALSRTGSATFGASVGETVDLVLGDGTEISPTVVAIYGRGLGFGDVTLPHDQLAAHTTTGQDSWVLIGGGDADTVAQVAAEHPGLVAGTGADLSAAGSAERATESSTTLVAILALLAYLAVSVVNTLVMATAERTREFALLRLAGAGRRHVLAMMRVEAAVIVVVSVAVGLLVALPPLVGVSIGLTESPLPSISPAGFAGIVLGTALLGFLAIGVPARAAMRLRPVDAIGLRE
- a CDS encoding ABC transporter ATP-binding protein; this translates as MRRNDVHTMTAPAIRLDAVTKVYGTGENRVTALREVGVDLATGSFTAVMGPSGSGKSTFLHCAAGLDRPTSGTVRLGDTELSALSDDELTVVRRDRIGFVFQAYNLLSSLTVEDNVSLPLRLAGRAIDRDWIARVAGSVGLGEYLQRRPAQLSGGQQQRVAIARALVTQPDAVFADEPTGALDTRTGRQVLELMRQIVVEGGQTVIMVTHDPVAASFADRVLFLADGRLTGVMEAPTAELVAERMTRLGAW
- a CDS encoding sensor histidine kinase, encoding MIGRVRAAAGDTRRALPFLLRGLASSAVALVLLIRVLLVAVFTMIGVGWLAIPSTVRSVRRWAAGERRRVAGYTGRPVPPPYDPPAEPDALGAHGAPGGPAVPARELLAEPATRRDLGWLAFHGLTGLVVGLLALLLPLSVVNAAVVPVYWWAVPSDEPVQSPYPVTSWLGALGMLPLGLGWLVLTLLLVPLMARWQAGAARGLLRPTRDARLSERVTELTATRAAALEAHGAELRRIERDLHDGTQNRLVGVIMHLGIAERALRRDPQSALPLLLKAQNQAADALGELRDVVRSIYPPVLAERGLDGALAALAARCPVPCTLRAGGLRRLPAALEAAAYFVVAEALTNTAKHSGAEQVEVTVTLRPPPEPGDEEAVVIEVRDDGHGGADESGGSGLAGIRRRVAAFDGSTEVTSPAGGPTVVRAVIPCAS
- a CDS encoding response regulator — protein: MRVVIAEDDTLLREGLVLLLGTEGIEVAAAVDNADDFLAAVSAERPDAAVVDVRLPPGFTDEGIAAAAAARRERPGLPVLVLSAYVEDSYATELLAGGADGVGYLLKERVGKVEQFLDALHRVVAGGTVMDPEVVSQLMVRRRSDDPVRTLTPREREVLALMAEGLANPDIADRLVVTETAVSKHIRNIFAKLGLAQGDTGHRRVLAVLAYLRS
- a CDS encoding RNA degradosome polyphosphate kinase; translation: MAEPTKPEERYLDRELSWLAFNTRVLELAEDPDVPLLERARFLAIFSSNLDEFYMIRVAGLKRRIAAGVAFPSVSGMMPREVLERTLERTRELMAQQTQCFRSDVLPGLVKEGIDIARWDDLDDAEHGRLRRLFSERIFPVLTPLAVDPAHPFPYISGLSLNLAVVVRNPRNGTEHFARVKVPPNFPRFLPVAEQRFVPLEDVIAAHLSQLFPGMDVLQHHMFRVTRNEDVEVEEDDAENLLTAMERELMRRRFGPAVRLEVEETVDPHVLDLLQRELGVSNGETFSLPGPLDLTGLTAIADLDRAELRYRPFLPATHRDLRDVESASPADMFAAISKADVLVHHPYDSFSTSVQRFVEQAAADPRVLAIKQTLYRTSGDSPIVDALIDAAEAGKQVLAVVEIKARFDEQANISWARKLEQSGVHVVYGLVGLKTHCKLCLVVRDESGGIRRYSHIGTGNYHPRTARIYEDMGLLTADPDVAEDLNHLFNTLSGYSLESDYRRLLVAPHSLRTGIIERIQSEIEHHRAGRPARIRFKMNSIVDEAIIDALYEASGAGVPIDIWVRGICSIRAGVPGLSENVRVRSILGRFLEHSRIYSFENGGDAQHWIGSGDLMHRNLDRRVEALVLLRRPEHRQEVEGLYDLAFDPGTASWHLRPDGTWDRVYTGPDGEPLTDMQQVLIERKQRRRSTT
- a CDS encoding CYTH and CHAD domain-containing protein; protein product: MSRAEQAARPHSAREVEQKFRVHGLFRIPDLSTLAGVSAVDDLGVVELESAYYDTEDLRLAREGITLRRRTGDDEGWHLKLPAGAVGTRDELRLPLDDRDAPPAALAVLVRVITRTQPLRLVSTLRTTRARQLIRSDGKDAGELVDDTVHVVGSDGAVAARFRELELEERDGGPLIGTVATALTEAGAVGGEFVAKVVRALGPNAAAPPEVPELPVPKPKDPAHDTLVAYLSLHVRALRAADVAFRREPADPEAVHQLRVAARRLRSGLRTFRPLLDRPWAEELRAELAWFARALGELREGDVLRERLDRHCADLPPDLPAAEVKQLLADVLGGTVADARTRVGELLDDDRYLALHDRLVRAVARPRTAPDAERPARDVLPALVEKAWAKLDGAADDLTDDAPDDEWHAARLAAKRTRYAAEAVAPVLGGDAKAFAKQVEKVTEILGEHQDAAMAAAKARELANAEPASTDVAFALGVLASNERAYVHAARAAFADTWPHVRRAKWRRWMET
- a CDS encoding NUDIX hydrolase — protein: MRSRRGPVLAAGAVLWRQQPDAPDGRVELCLVHRPRYDDWSLPKGKLEDGESLLVCAVREVFEETGHRVTLGRPLQPQHYTVAGRPKIVRYWLAEADPHAAERVPDHEVDEVVFLPAGEAVRQLSYERDAELVREALRGPLRTTPLALLRHAKAVSRAAWPGPDVERPLTPEGAADLEPLGEALGTLGLRRVLSSDSVRCAETVRVFAGKQGLVAELEPHLSEESMRVPHDRHPAEAIIRSLLRDGPAMVCSHRLVLPLLFRAAGADPGRGLEPGGFAVLHHDQGHVVAVERHRPRGAGPAPVIDL